Proteins encoded by one window of Erwinia pyrifoliae DSM 12163:
- the sodA gene encoding superoxide dismutase [Mn], with the protein MSYTLPSLPYAYDALEPHFDKQTMEIHHTKHHQAYVNNANAALEGTEFANLPVEELIAKLDQLPADKKGPLRNNAGGHANHSFFWKGLKTGTSLGGDLKAAIEKDFGSVDAFKAEFEKAATTRFGSGWAWLVKKGDKLAVVSTANQDSPLMGEAISGASGTPIVGLDVWEHAYYLKYQNKRPDYIKAFWDVVNWDQAAANFAAAK; encoded by the coding sequence ATGAGTTATACACTACCATCCCTGCCTTATGCCTACGACGCACTGGAACCCCATTTCGACAAGCAGACGATGGAAATCCACCACACCAAACACCATCAGGCCTACGTGAATAACGCCAATGCCGCGCTGGAAGGTACCGAGTTCGCTAACCTGCCGGTTGAAGAGCTGATCGCCAAACTGGATCAGCTGCCAGCCGATAAGAAAGGCCCACTGCGTAATAACGCGGGTGGCCACGCTAACCACAGCTTCTTCTGGAAAGGTTTGAAAACCGGCACCTCTCTGGGCGGCGATCTCAAAGCAGCCATCGAGAAAGATTTCGGTAGCGTTGACGCCTTCAAGGCAGAATTCGAAAAAGCGGCAACCACCCGTTTCGGTTCCGGCTGGGCGTGGCTGGTGAAAAAAGGCGACAAGCTGGCGGTGGTTTCTACCGCTAACCAGGACAGCCCTCTGATGGGCGAAGCCATCTCTGGCGCATCCGGCACCCCGATCGTTGGTCTTGATGTGTGGGAACACGCCTACTACCTGAAATACCAGAACAAACGCCCTGACTACATCAAGGCTTTCTGGGATGTGGTGAACTGGGATCAGGCAGCAGCGAACTTCGCCGCCGCTAAGTAA
- a CDS encoding sugar kinase has protein sequence MTIDANGTLDAVTIGEAMAMFVADEAGDLANATRFTKRIAGAELNVAIGLARLGLKVGWVSRIGDDSFGQFTCQQLDREGVDRRRVTLDRRYPTGFQLKSRVDDGSDPLVEYFRKGSAASHLSPADFDRDYFGSARHLHLSGVAAAISDYSLALSLYAAREMKAMGKTLSFDPNLRPVLWSSEHEMVRQLNNLAQYADWVLPGISEGKILTGYHQPEAIADFYLAMGVKAVVIKTGCDGAWYKTAEGDHGQVAAVKTDNVMDTVGAGDGFAVGVISALLEGKSLPAAVLRGNKIGSLAIQAIGDSEGLPTRAILGDF, from the coding sequence ATGACTATTGATGCCAACGGCACGCTGGATGCCGTCACCATTGGGGAAGCGATGGCGATGTTTGTCGCCGATGAAGCAGGCGATCTCGCCAATGCGACCCGTTTTACCAAGCGCATTGCGGGCGCAGAGCTGAATGTGGCCATCGGCCTGGCGCGCCTCGGGCTGAAAGTGGGTTGGGTTAGCCGCATCGGCGACGACTCCTTTGGGCAATTCACCTGCCAGCAGCTGGATCGGGAGGGAGTCGATCGCCGCCGGGTGACGCTGGACAGACGTTACCCCACCGGATTTCAGCTGAAGTCCAGGGTTGACGATGGTTCCGATCCGCTGGTGGAGTATTTCCGCAAAGGCTCCGCTGCCAGTCATCTGTCGCCGGCAGATTTTGATCGTGACTACTTTGGCAGCGCCCGTCATCTGCATCTTAGCGGCGTGGCGGCGGCCATCTCTGATTACTCGCTGGCTCTGTCGCTTTATGCGGCACGCGAAATGAAAGCGATGGGAAAAACCCTCTCTTTCGATCCCAATCTGCGCCCGGTGCTGTGGTCAAGCGAGCATGAGATGGTCAGGCAGCTGAATAATCTGGCTCAGTACGCTGACTGGGTACTGCCAGGCATCAGCGAAGGGAAAATTCTGACCGGCTATCACCAGCCGGAAGCCATCGCCGATTTTTATCTGGCAATGGGCGTCAAAGCGGTGGTGATCAAGACCGGCTGCGATGGAGCCTGGTACAAAACCGCTGAAGGTGACCACGGCCAGGTGGCCGCTGTGAAGACCGATAACGTGATGGATACCGTCGGAGCTGGTGACGGCTTTGCGGTTGGCGTTATCAGCGCCCTGCTGGAAGGAAAATCGTTACCCGCAGCGGTTCTGCGCGGAAACAAAATTGGATCGCTGGCGATTCAGGCCATCGGCGACAGCGAAGGATTACCGACGCGCGCCATACTGGGTGATTTCTAA
- a CDS encoding LacI family DNA-binding transcriptional regulator — MNRKAAKATISDVAKAANTGKTSVSRYLNGELSALSTDLKARIESAIAQLNYRPSQMARGLKRGRTRLIGLIIADITNPYSINMLSGIEAACRASGFTLLMCNTNNEIHLEQHYLNLLNSYQVEGIVVNAVGMREEALSQLQQSQLPMVLIDRKIADFHCDVIGLDNHAAAWQATEHLLARGYRALLFISEPLGLVNTRLERVHSFRQCMAQQPDRVAQLAEIASGDSQQLEQVLCEFHQRHHAAPCAVMVVNGALTLKVARALRRLNLNWGEQIGLLGFDELDWAELAGVGITTLKQPTWQMGYAALEQVLKRIEGDDAPVHEQLFSGELIVRGSTVGREVKF; from the coding sequence ATGAACCGTAAAGCCGCCAAAGCCACTATCAGCGATGTTGCTAAAGCCGCTAATACCGGAAAAACCAGCGTTTCCCGCTATCTTAATGGCGAGCTAAGCGCGCTATCTACCGATCTTAAAGCGCGCATTGAAAGCGCCATCGCCCAACTGAACTATCGCCCCAGCCAGATGGCGCGTGGACTGAAACGCGGGCGCACACGCCTGATTGGCCTGATTATCGCGGATATCACCAATCCCTATTCAATCAATATGCTGAGCGGTATTGAAGCCGCCTGCCGCGCCAGCGGCTTCACCCTGCTAATGTGTAATACCAATAATGAAATCCACCTGGAACAGCACTACCTTAATCTGCTGAACAGCTACCAGGTGGAGGGGATTGTGGTTAATGCGGTGGGGATGCGCGAAGAGGCGCTAAGCCAGCTACAACAGTCGCAGCTGCCGATGGTGTTGATCGACCGTAAAATTGCCGACTTTCATTGTGATGTTATCGGTCTGGATAATCATGCCGCTGCATGGCAGGCGACCGAACACCTGCTGGCACGGGGCTACCGGGCGCTGCTGTTTATCAGCGAACCGCTGGGCTTGGTCAATACCCGGCTGGAGCGCGTACACAGCTTCCGTCAGTGTATGGCACAGCAGCCAGATCGGGTTGCGCAGCTGGCTGAAATCGCATCGGGTGACAGTCAACAGTTGGAGCAGGTGCTGTGCGAATTTCATCAGCGCCATCACGCCGCCCCCTGCGCGGTGATGGTGGTTAACGGCGCACTGACGCTGAAGGTGGCCCGCGCGTTGCGCCGTCTGAACCTCAACTGGGGGGAGCAAATCGGCCTGCTGGGCTTCGATGAACTGGACTGGGCCGAGCTGGCGGGCGTGGGCATCACTACGCTGAAACAGCCGACCTGGCAGATGGGCTACGCCGCATTGGAGCAGGTACTCAAGCGCATTGAAGGTGATGATGCACCGGTGCACGAACAGCTGTTTAGCGGCGAACTGATTGTGCGGGGGTCGACGGTTGGGAGAGAGGTAAAGTTTTAG
- a CDS encoding aspartate aminotransferase family protein, which produces MATRSTIMDTNSFRAEHADGLSADVRKLTDKRSKVLGESYRLFYRKPVHLVRGKGQYLWDAAGDKYLDVYNNVASIGHCHPAVIDAVYQQMNQLNTHTRYLHEAILDYSEQLLATVPAAIDRAMYMCTGSEANDLAIRVARAYSGGSGIIVTQESYHGTSDLTSGVSPALGSGQPLAATTRLVPPPDRYRVDAPDLGAWFAERIQQQIDDMAAHGIKFAGFLADAIFSSDGVLPGPKGFLQQAIDVVHRNGGIFIADEVQPGFARTGEAFWGFARHNVVPDIITTGKPMGNGIPVSGLLAKSDVLTAFSDDIPYFNTFGGNPVAMAAAQAVLKVIKEEELQEHSRVVGAKLLAELAMLKDKYECVGDVRGSGLFIGFELVKDKASKTPDKQLALDVTEMLRENRVLTSVAGPYGNVLKLRPPLAFQQSDIDWLVGALDKSLAALSR; this is translated from the coding sequence ATGGCTACACGTTCAACCATCATGGATACCAACAGTTTTCGCGCCGAGCATGCCGACGGCCTGAGCGCAGACGTGCGCAAACTGACGGATAAACGCAGTAAGGTGTTGGGCGAGTCTTACCGTCTTTTCTACCGTAAGCCGGTTCATCTGGTGCGTGGTAAGGGCCAGTATCTGTGGGACGCCGCCGGAGATAAGTACCTTGATGTGTATAACAACGTAGCCAGTATTGGTCACTGTCATCCGGCGGTGATTGATGCGGTGTACCAGCAGATGAACCAGCTGAACACCCACACCCGCTATCTGCACGAAGCGATCCTCGACTACTCCGAACAGCTGCTGGCTACCGTCCCGGCGGCGATCGACCGCGCCATGTACATGTGCACCGGTTCGGAAGCCAACGACCTGGCCATCCGCGTGGCGCGGGCTTACAGCGGCGGTAGCGGGATCATCGTCACCCAGGAGTCTTATCATGGCACCAGCGACCTGACGTCCGGGGTTTCCCCGGCGCTGGGCAGCGGGCAGCCGCTGGCGGCCACCACGCGCCTGGTGCCGCCGCCCGATCGCTACCGCGTTGATGCGCCGGATCTTGGCGCCTGGTTTGCCGAACGGATCCAGCAGCAGATTGATGATATGGCCGCACACGGCATCAAATTTGCCGGATTCCTTGCCGATGCGATCTTCTCCTCCGACGGCGTGCTGCCGGGGCCAAAAGGGTTCCTGCAGCAGGCCATTGATGTGGTACATCGTAACGGCGGCATCTTCATTGCGGATGAAGTACAGCCCGGTTTCGCCCGTACCGGCGAAGCGTTCTGGGGCTTTGCGCGACACAATGTGGTGCCGGATATCATCACCACCGGCAAGCCGATGGGTAATGGCATTCCGGTGTCCGGGCTGCTGGCGAAAAGCGACGTGCTGACAGCGTTCAGCGATGATATTCCTTACTTCAACACCTTTGGCGGCAACCCGGTGGCAATGGCGGCGGCACAGGCGGTGCTGAAGGTCATTAAAGAGGAAGAGCTTCAGGAACATAGCCGCGTCGTCGGCGCGAAATTGCTCGCAGAGCTGGCAATGCTGAAAGACAAATATGAGTGCGTGGGCGATGTGCGTGGCTCCGGCCTGTTTATTGGTTTTGAGCTGGTTAAAGACAAAGCCAGCAAGACGCCGGACAAGCAGCTGGCGCTGGATGTCACCGAGATGCTGCGTGAGAACCGCGTGCTGACCTCGGTCGCCGGGCCGTATGGTAATGTGCTGAAGCTGCGCCCGCCGTTGGCGTTTCAGCAAAGCGACATCGACTGGCTGGTGGGCGCGCTCGATAAGTCGCTGGCGGCACTGAGCCGTTAA
- the fdhE gene encoding formate dehydrogenase accessory protein FdhE, with the protein MTMRIIPQNPQEKSDRTVEDAIPPLLFPRLKHFYSRRAARLRQLAAKNPLGDYLRFAAVIASAQEIVLYDHPLRMDLRARLEESARLGRPPLDITTQPRDAHWQRLLHSLIAELKPEMTGQALSVLENLEKSSSAELEAMASALFANEFAKVNSDKAPFIWAALSLCQAQMAALIPGSAQVQAGGQRQFCPVCASVPVSGMVHMDGVRYLHCNLCESEWHVVEASCSHCEQTRDLHYWSLDSAAIKAESCGDCGTWLKLLYQEKDPAVDPVADDLASLILDARMEQEGFARSSLNPFLFPGGINNEAHWKLYQPVCPQNFGAAAGKRHYF; encoded by the coding sequence ATGACGATGCGCATTATCCCGCAGAATCCACAGGAGAAAAGCGATCGGACGGTGGAAGATGCCATTCCGCCCTTACTTTTCCCCAGGCTGAAGCATTTTTACAGCCGTCGCGCCGCGCGCTTACGCCAGCTGGCAGCAAAAAACCCTTTAGGCGACTACCTGCGTTTTGCTGCGGTGATTGCCAGCGCGCAGGAAATCGTGCTGTACGACCATCCACTGCGGATGGATCTGCGCGCCCGCCTGGAGGAAAGCGCCCGCCTCGGCAGACCTCCGCTTGATATCACCACCCAGCCACGCGATGCACACTGGCAGCGGCTGCTGCATTCGCTAATTGCCGAGCTTAAGCCGGAAATGACCGGTCAGGCGCTCTCGGTGCTGGAAAACCTGGAGAAATCGTCATCAGCCGAGCTGGAAGCCATGGCCAGCGCGCTGTTTGCTAATGAATTCGCTAAGGTAAACAGTGATAAAGCGCCGTTTATCTGGGCCGCTCTGTCACTCTGCCAGGCGCAGATGGCGGCGCTTATTCCAGGCAGTGCGCAAGTTCAGGCTGGTGGGCAGCGCCAGTTTTGCCCGGTATGTGCCAGCGTGCCGGTCTCCGGCATGGTGCATATGGACGGCGTGCGCTACCTGCACTGCAATCTGTGCGAAAGCGAGTGGCATGTGGTGGAGGCCAGTTGTAGCCACTGTGAACAAACGCGTGACCTGCATTACTGGTCGCTCGACAGTGCGGCGATAAAGGCTGAAAGCTGCGGTGACTGCGGTACGTGGCTGAAACTGCTGTATCAGGAAAAAGACCCGGCGGTCGACCCGGTTGCGGATGACCTGGCATCGCTTATCCTTGATGCACGCATGGAGCAGGAAGGTTTTGCCCGTAGCAGTTTGAATCCTTTTTTATTCCCGGGGGGAATAAACAATGAAGCTCATTGGAAATTATACCAGCCCGTATGTCCGCAAAATTTCGGTGCTGCTGCTGGAAAAAGGCATTACTTTTGA
- a CDS encoding glutathione S-transferase, translating to MKLIGNYTSPYVRKISVLLLEKGITFEFVNQSPWHAESHVKDYNPLGKVPALVTDAGSTWFNSPIIAAWLELHHPEPAFLPADPPSALAVRQLETLADGICDAALLIVREQQKDPSQQCADEMLRQREKIQRGLDALEAAAAEGTGLNGSQLTLADIATACTLGYLNFRRVAPDWCVGRPQLVALVTTLFQRDSFARTEPPAS from the coding sequence ATGAAGCTCATTGGAAATTATACCAGCCCGTATGTCCGCAAAATTTCGGTGCTGCTGCTGGAAAAAGGCATTACTTTTGAGTTTGTTAACCAGTCTCCGTGGCACGCTGAAAGCCATGTTAAAGACTACAACCCGTTAGGCAAGGTCCCGGCGCTGGTCACCGACGCGGGGAGCACCTGGTTCAACTCGCCGATTATCGCCGCCTGGCTCGAACTACACCATCCTGAACCGGCCTTTTTGCCTGCCGATCCCCCATCAGCGCTGGCCGTGCGCCAGCTGGAAACGCTGGCCGATGGGATATGTGATGCCGCGCTACTTATCGTGCGGGAACAGCAAAAAGACCCGAGCCAGCAGTGCGCAGATGAAATGCTGCGCCAGCGCGAGAAAATCCAGCGTGGGCTGGACGCGCTGGAAGCCGCAGCCGCAGAGGGCACAGGGTTAAACGGCTCGCAGCTCACGTTGGCGGATATCGCCACGGCCTGCACGCTGGGCTACCTGAATTTCCGCCGGGTGGCACCCGACTGGTGCGTGGGCCGCCCACAGCTGGTCGCGCTGGTCACAACCCTGTTTCAGCGTGACAGCTTTGCGCGTACCGAGCCGCCCGCCAGCTGA
- a CDS encoding protein-tyrosine phosphatase family protein, translating into MRIEGQSQPSQLTEVIPGNSQEHVRAPQNSVVPRLQKIRNTQKNLSLKLPEQKYGKSVILKTVLHDKNDQLKPSGKNDPRYVSEGDKKINRFDNIPSRVETLVDKGLNANYITIANERVAIASQYPLTGHLEKYLEMIVDQRTPAIVVLASKAEIDEPRNEMHNYFGRSEKHDKIETISEKTGNYELVDKTKVETYNLIIKGHGNDFPVKVYHVTNWPDHGTISAKATKQLAGYINEVRDRNEGVPVIHCRAGVGRTGVVICAQAIGKEISVERAVVSCRECRNHHMVQTDEQIDCLKKIAEDNGYPILKEDEPGSKTQQSTPALLKAIQSAEGKSESAADSQTRDPVQEAPPILPRSTKNNNVNREVMSKAPVKTGVESVNWMPGKIINGEGKKGALEIDLHVLKNSRDFMKKILDNRTPLMVIFEPHNETSSIESVGNFLSKGKDYTNGLKIFPTGKKIKLFDQLGRPFYSMNLVHKGIEETKITIPVIYVDNWTRNYSSGDELINLLADQINHHLTDSVNFYIYNGSSAVGDPNKLLPVFAYSQKSNDERGLIDAVIKRIK; encoded by the coding sequence ATGAGAATTGAAGGACAATCACAACCCTCCCAACTTACTGAAGTTATACCAGGTAACTCGCAAGAGCATGTCAGAGCGCCACAAAATTCTGTCGTGCCCCGTCTGCAAAAAATCAGGAATACACAAAAAAATCTTTCCTTAAAATTGCCAGAACAAAAATATGGCAAATCCGTTATCTTAAAAACGGTTCTTCATGATAAAAACGACCAGCTAAAACCTTCGGGCAAGAACGATCCCCGCTATGTTAGCGAAGGAGACAAGAAAATTAATCGTTTTGACAATATACCATCAAGAGTTGAAACCCTGGTAGATAAGGGCCTTAATGCTAACTATATTACTATCGCTAATGAAAGAGTTGCTATTGCCTCTCAATATCCCTTAACGGGACACCTGGAGAAATATCTTGAGATGATAGTGGATCAAAGAACTCCCGCGATCGTGGTTCTGGCATCGAAAGCTGAAATTGATGAACCGCGTAATGAAATGCATAACTATTTTGGCCGTTCCGAGAAACACGATAAGATTGAAACGATATCTGAAAAGACGGGAAATTACGAATTGGTCGATAAGACAAAGGTGGAGACTTATAATCTGATTATCAAGGGTCATGGTAATGATTTCCCTGTTAAAGTATACCATGTCACCAACTGGCCTGACCATGGGACTATAAGCGCAAAGGCAACCAAACAGCTTGCAGGCTACATCAATGAAGTACGAGACAGGAATGAAGGCGTGCCAGTTATACACTGTCGTGCGGGTGTCGGGCGTACCGGGGTGGTTATTTGTGCCCAGGCCATAGGGAAAGAGATAAGCGTGGAACGGGCGGTAGTGAGTTGTCGTGAATGCAGAAATCATCATATGGTTCAAACCGACGAGCAGATAGATTGCTTAAAAAAAATAGCCGAGGATAACGGATATCCAATACTCAAAGAAGATGAACCAGGGAGTAAAACGCAACAGAGTACACCTGCGTTGTTAAAAGCCATCCAAAGCGCCGAGGGGAAAAGTGAAAGCGCAGCGGATTCACAAACCCGTGATCCTGTTCAAGAAGCGCCTCCAATACTGCCTCGTTCGACCAAAAATAATAACGTAAACAGGGAAGTTATGAGTAAAGCTCCCGTAAAAACGGGCGTGGAGTCTGTTAATTGGATGCCTGGTAAAATAATTAATGGTGAAGGTAAAAAAGGCGCTTTAGAGATCGACCTCCACGTACTTAAAAATTCGAGGGATTTCATGAAAAAGATTTTAGATAACCGCACTCCTTTAATGGTTATCTTTGAGCCGCATAATGAAACTTCCTCAATAGAAAGTGTGGGTAATTTTTTATCTAAAGGTAAAGATTATACCAATGGACTTAAAATTTTCCCAACGGGGAAAAAAATTAAACTATTTGATCAGTTAGGTCGTCCTTTTTACTCGATGAATCTCGTGCATAAGGGAATCGAAGAAACTAAAATAACGATCCCCGTGATTTATGTTGATAATTGGACCCGTAATTATAGTTCAGGTGATGAGTTAATCAATCTGCTTGCAGATCAAATCAATCATCATTTAACAGATAGCGTCAATTTCTATATATACAACGGCAGCAGTGCTGTTGGTGATCCAAATAAATTATTGCCTGTATTTGCTTACTCTCAAAAATCAAATGATGAGCGAGGACTGATTGATGCCGTGATAAAGCGCATTAAGTAG
- a CDS encoding DeoR/GlpR family DNA-binding transcription regulator, whose product MLQETRLHRIRALLSTLGQVSTERIIKELGISRETARRDIIVLEAQGLAKRVHGGLVALDATPEPPLTVRSSVMAKEKRAIARAAARLLQPGQTVFLDAGSTTTMLAEELRTMSGLTVITNSLNAALKLCAAEEDETLNNQVILLGGSMQAGAQETRGELTVGEIYRYRADVALLSPVGIEQNHGASSFHPHEAAIARAMTLQASRLILLADHSKLGICSRLNYAGIHQVSTLVTDSSAAALPALVALNQVLPEVILASISRCG is encoded by the coding sequence ATGCTGCAGGAAACACGCTTACATCGCATCCGGGCGCTGCTCAGCACCCTGGGCCAGGTCAGCACCGAACGAATCATCAAAGAGCTGGGCATTTCTCGGGAAACCGCCCGGCGCGATATTATTGTGCTGGAAGCACAGGGGCTGGCTAAACGCGTTCACGGCGGGCTGGTGGCGCTGGACGCCACGCCTGAACCGCCGCTAACGGTGCGCAGTTCGGTGATGGCGAAAGAGAAGCGGGCGATTGCGCGCGCCGCCGCCCGTCTGTTGCAGCCCGGTCAGACGGTGTTCCTTGATGCCGGCAGTACCACCACCATGCTGGCGGAAGAGCTGCGTACGATGTCCGGCCTGACGGTGATTACCAACAGCCTGAATGCCGCCCTGAAGCTTTGCGCAGCGGAAGAGGATGAAACGCTGAACAATCAGGTGATCCTGTTGGGAGGCAGTATGCAGGCCGGTGCACAGGAGACGCGCGGCGAGCTGACCGTTGGTGAGATTTATCGTTATCGCGCCGATGTGGCGCTGCTCTCCCCGGTTGGAATTGAGCAAAATCACGGGGCCAGCAGCTTTCATCCCCATGAAGCCGCGATTGCCAGAGCGATGACTCTCCAGGCCAGCCGCCTGATCCTGTTGGCCGATCACAGTAAACTTGGCATCTGCAGCCGCCTGAACTATGCCGGCATCCATCAGGTCAGCACGCTGGTGACCGACAGCAGCGCGGCCGCGCTGCCGGCGCTGGTTGCCCTGAATCAGGTGCTGCCAGAGGTGATACTGGCCTCGATCAGCCGCTGCGGATGA
- the fdhD gene encoding formate dehydrogenase accessory sulfurtransferase FdhD, with protein MVWQRDARQPQPDWLAEEVPVALVYNGISHVVMMATPKDLAAFAVGFSLSEGIIAVPGDIFAIDIVPTCNGIEVQVELSSRRFMGLKEQRRAMAGRTGCGVCGVEQLAEIGKPLRPLPFTQHFDLGQLDSALRQLKDFQPVGQLTGCTHAAAWIAPDGRLRAGCEDVGRHVALDKLLGIRSKAEWASADGALLVSSRASYEMVQKAAMCGVEILFAVSAATRLAVEVAERSNLTLAGFSKPGRATIYTHPQRLIEASITSGST; from the coding sequence ATGGTGTGGCAGCGTGATGCGCGACAGCCGCAACCGGACTGGCTGGCGGAAGAGGTGCCGGTGGCGCTGGTCTATAACGGCATCTCGCATGTAGTGATGATGGCTACGCCAAAGGATTTAGCCGCCTTTGCTGTCGGCTTCTCGTTGTCGGAGGGAATTATCGCGGTGCCGGGCGATATTTTCGCCATTGATATTGTGCCAACCTGCAACGGTATTGAAGTCCAGGTGGAGTTGTCCAGCCGCCGTTTTATGGGGCTGAAGGAGCAGCGGCGTGCAATGGCCGGGCGTACCGGCTGCGGAGTATGTGGCGTGGAACAGCTGGCCGAGATCGGCAAACCGCTGCGGCCGCTGCCGTTTACCCAGCATTTTGACCTTGGTCAGCTGGATAGCGCACTGCGCCAGCTAAAGGATTTCCAGCCGGTAGGGCAGTTAACTGGTTGTACCCACGCAGCGGCATGGATTGCTCCGGACGGACGGCTGCGCGCCGGCTGCGAAGATGTTGGCCGCCATGTGGCGCTGGATAAGCTGCTCGGCATCCGCAGTAAGGCCGAATGGGCCAGCGCAGACGGCGCACTGCTGGTCTCCAGCCGCGCCAGCTATGAAATGGTACAAAAAGCAGCCATGTGCGGGGTGGAGATCCTGTTTGCCGTCTCTGCCGCAACTCGCCTGGCGGTGGAGGTGGCAGAGCGCAGCAATCTGACGCTGGCAGGCTTCAGTAAACCGGGGCGCGCAACAATTTATACTCATCCGCAGCGGCTGATCGAGGCCAGTATCACCTCTGGCAGCACCTGA
- a CDS encoding DNA-3-methyladenine glycosylase I, producing MQRCGWVSEDPLYIAYHDGEWGVPHTDTQALFEMICLEGQVAGLSWLTILKKRENYRRLFHRFDVKAVAKMDEADIERLMQERGIIRHRGKIAAIIANARALLRMEAAGEPFNAFIWSFVEHRPQISHLSDYRRIPTTSATSDAMSKALKKRGFRFVGSITCYSFMQACGLLCEHATGCFSHPDYKK from the coding sequence ATGCAACGCTGTGGCTGGGTATCGGAAGATCCGCTGTATATTGCCTATCACGACGGTGAATGGGGCGTTCCCCACACCGACACGCAGGCATTATTTGAGATGATCTGTCTTGAAGGCCAGGTCGCCGGGCTGTCCTGGCTGACGATATTGAAGAAACGTGAGAACTATCGTCGCCTGTTTCACCGTTTTGATGTAAAGGCGGTGGCAAAGATGGATGAGGCTGATATCGAGCGGCTTATGCAAGAACGCGGGATTATCCGCCATCGCGGCAAGATTGCAGCGATTATCGCTAATGCCCGCGCCCTGCTGCGGATGGAAGCAGCCGGAGAACCTTTTAACGCGTTTATCTGGAGCTTCGTCGAACATCGGCCGCAAATAAGCCATCTTAGCGACTATCGCCGCATACCGACCACCAGCGCAACTTCCGATGCCATGTCAAAAGCATTGAAAAAGCGCGGCTTCAGGTTTGTCGGCTCCATCACCTGTTACTCATTTATGCAAGCATGCGGGCTGCTTTGCGAGCACGCCACCGGCTGTTTTAGCCATCCCGACTACAAAAAGTAG
- a CDS encoding sugar phosphate isomerase/epimerase family protein, with product MKRDVIVVTAAYGQQQVTALGGQQALLPMIAAAGADGVEIRRELFTAQQLTQLPQLAQAIAAAQLAAFYSVPEALFMPDGLPNPRLDRHFAEAQQLNARMLKYSLGHFQPGFDDGELRNRLAGKTVQLVVENDQTDCGRLTALERFFHAGEESRIVSGMTFDMGNWLWVGDQPLAAAKSLSRHVHYIHVKAAAPHGDGWRALPLDQADSLWRETLALLPNDVPRAIEFPLEGPDLVAITRHYVDQLREG from the coding sequence ATGAAAAGAGATGTGATTGTCGTGACTGCGGCCTACGGTCAGCAGCAGGTCACCGCGCTGGGTGGCCAGCAGGCGCTGCTGCCGATGATTGCCGCCGCCGGGGCTGATGGCGTGGAGATCCGCCGTGAACTGTTTACCGCACAGCAGCTGACACAGTTACCGCAGCTGGCACAGGCGATTGCGGCTGCGCAGCTGGCGGCATTTTACTCGGTGCCGGAGGCGCTATTTATGCCGGATGGCTTGCCTAACCCACGGCTGGATCGACACTTTGCTGAAGCGCAGCAGCTGAATGCGCGCATGCTAAAATATTCCCTGGGCCATTTTCAGCCGGGTTTTGATGACGGCGAACTGCGCAACAGGCTGGCGGGGAAAACGGTACAGCTGGTGGTGGAAAACGATCAGACCGACTGCGGCAGGCTGACCGCCCTTGAGCGCTTCTTCCATGCCGGTGAAGAGAGCCGTATCGTCAGCGGCATGACTTTTGATATGGGTAACTGGCTGTGGGTGGGCGACCAGCCGCTCGCCGCTGCGAAATCTCTGAGCCGCCATGTTCATTACATCCACGTAAAGGCCGCTGCGCCGCACGGTGACGGCTGGCGTGCTTTGCCTCTCGACCAGGCCGATAGCTTGTGGCGTGAAACGCTGGCGTTACTGCCGAACGACGTGCCGCGTGCCATCGAGTTTCCGCTGGAAGGCCCCGACCTGGTGGCGATAACCCGGCATTACGTTGACCAGCTGCGCGAGGGATAA